A window of Fictibacillus halophilus contains these coding sequences:
- a CDS encoding GerAB/ArcD/ProY family transporter → MKTIKIDIQQYFIIIILFELGSAILVGLGMDAGRDAWIAILLGMICGMILFLGYFYLYKQFPEQSLTQYLQILFGKYIGKLFGFLYLMYFMYLAARVLRDFGSLLLSAVFVQTPIIVVNTLMIATIVYVLKLGFEVLVRTGEIIFSLVVLLGMILAVLVLSADLMKYNYLLPILGKGFLPVLKAAFPVTPTFPFGEMVVFTMLFPYLKTTKKSKALTVGLFAIMLSGIILSITVAMDIAILGGHVATHVYFPLLAAVAKINLGEFIQRLDALVVFTLIIGGFFKISVLFYVAVKATQDIFGVKEEKKLIGPIGIVLILSSIVIAANYVEHITEGLSIVPHFIHIPFQVVLPSLFIIVFLIRRKKLKPFASSPSTSTE, encoded by the coding sequence ATGAAGACCATCAAGATCGATATTCAACAATATTTTATCATCATCATTTTATTTGAACTCGGGAGTGCGATTCTTGTTGGTTTAGGTATGGATGCAGGCAGAGATGCATGGATCGCCATACTGCTAGGGATGATATGCGGAATGATTCTTTTTCTAGGTTATTTTTATCTTTATAAACAGTTTCCAGAGCAATCTTTAACACAATATTTGCAGATCTTGTTCGGAAAGTATATAGGAAAGCTATTTGGTTTTCTATATCTCATGTATTTCATGTATTTAGCTGCTCGTGTATTACGTGACTTTGGAAGCCTTCTGCTATCAGCCGTTTTTGTACAAACACCAATTATCGTCGTAAATACGCTTATGATTGCTACAATCGTTTATGTATTAAAATTAGGTTTTGAAGTCCTTGTGAGAACAGGAGAGATCATATTTTCATTAGTGGTTTTATTAGGAATGATTCTTGCTGTACTCGTTTTATCAGCAGACTTAATGAAATACAATTATCTTCTCCCTATATTAGGTAAGGGGTTCTTGCCGGTCTTAAAGGCAGCGTTCCCAGTAACACCTACTTTCCCATTTGGAGAAATGGTGGTTTTTACGATGCTGTTTCCTTATCTAAAAACAACAAAGAAAAGCAAAGCACTAACAGTGGGGTTATTTGCAATAATGCTGAGTGGTATCATCTTAAGTATAACGGTCGCGATGGACATTGCGATATTAGGAGGGCATGTGGCTACTCATGTCTACTTTCCATTACTTGCTGCAGTTGCGAAGATAAACTTAGGAGAATTTATTCAAAGATTGGATGCGCTAGTGGTGTTTACGCTAATTATAGGAGGGTTCTTCAAGATCTCTGTATTGTTTTATGTTGCAGTTAAAGCAACACAAGACATCTTCGGGGTAAAAGAAGAAAAAAAGCTCATCGGTCCAATCGGTATAGTATTAATCCTTTCATCCATTGTCATAGCAGCAAATTATGTGGAACATATTACAGAAGGCTTAAGTATCGTTCCTCATTTCATCCATATACCATTTCAAGTTGTTTTACCGAGTCTGTTCATTATTGTATTCTTAATTAGAAGAAAGAAGCTTAAGCCTTTTGCTTCTTCTCCATCCACTTCGACAGAATAA
- a CDS encoding Ger(x)C family spore germination protein produces MKLLKSCLPLTICLLFLTGCWDQNELDELSIVMGIGIDIDKKGDLIVTYQVVNPTEVAPGITGAGGGKQPVFTVYETKGRNLMEATRKASKQTSRRLFFAHARMLVFSEKIAKDSIYQAVDMISRDPEVRSTIQVVVARDTTPSKLLRTFTAIDKVTSDEVATILKISEKNWGENMQQDINEVLQSIIDEGGEPIINGIKITGDKKLAVTAQNYEVGDPARVQLSGMGIFRDGKLQGWLDGPEARGVLWIKGKLVSSAITVPCMGNDNGYSIEIVRSNTELSAETKREIPFLTIDVFPEANIAEANCAVNLEKPSEINKIEDELNRVIEKEIKKTITASQGFNSDVLGFGELLYRENPRKWRNEYKKNYKEIFPKLKVKVNVDSRIRRSGIRTSPFLFEEKKEAPK; encoded by the coding sequence TTGAAGCTGTTAAAAAGTTGCCTCCCCCTCACGATCTGCCTTCTATTTTTGACAGGTTGCTGGGATCAAAATGAGCTTGATGAGCTTTCAATCGTAATGGGAATCGGGATTGACATCGATAAAAAAGGAGATCTGATTGTGACCTATCAGGTGGTCAATCCTACTGAAGTCGCACCAGGCATAACTGGAGCAGGAGGAGGGAAGCAGCCTGTTTTTACGGTCTATGAGACAAAGGGAAGAAACTTGATGGAAGCGACGAGAAAAGCAAGTAAACAAACATCAAGACGTTTATTTTTTGCGCATGCAAGGATGCTTGTTTTTAGTGAAAAAATAGCAAAAGACAGTATCTATCAGGCGGTCGATATGATCTCACGAGACCCAGAAGTTCGTTCGACTATTCAAGTCGTTGTAGCGAGAGATACGACGCCATCCAAATTATTAAGAACGTTTACGGCCATCGATAAAGTAACTTCAGATGAGGTTGCAACGATTTTGAAGATTTCAGAGAAAAATTGGGGAGAAAATATGCAACAAGATATAAATGAAGTGCTTCAATCAATTATCGATGAAGGTGGAGAACCGATAATCAACGGCATTAAAATTACAGGTGACAAAAAGTTGGCAGTGACAGCTCAAAACTATGAAGTAGGTGATCCTGCTAGAGTGCAGTTATCAGGTATGGGAATATTTAGAGATGGTAAGCTGCAGGGCTGGTTAGATGGACCTGAAGCAAGAGGCGTTCTGTGGATCAAAGGAAAGCTTGTTAGTTCAGCGATCACTGTACCTTGTATGGGTAATGATAACGGATATTCTATCGAGATCGTTCGTTCGAATACTGAACTGTCAGCAGAAACAAAGCGGGAAATACCTTTCTTAACGATCGATGTATTTCCTGAAGCGAATATTGCAGAAGCGAATTGCGCGGTGAACCTCGAAAAGCCTTCTGAAATCAATAAAATTGAAGATGAATTAAATCGAGTCATTGAAAAAGAAATTAAAAAAACGATTACAGCATCACAAGGTTTTAATAGTGATGTACTTGGATTTGGAGAATTGTTGTATAGAGAAAACCCGAGGAAATGGCGAAATGAATACAAAAAGAACTACAAAGAAATATTCCCTAAGTTAAAAGTGAAAGTAAATGTTGATTCTCGTATTAGAAGATCAGGCATTCGAACTTCACCGTTTTTATTTGAAGAAAAGAAAGAGGCTCCGAAATGA